Proteins encoded in a region of the Streptomyces sp. PCS3-D2 genome:
- a CDS encoding helix-turn-helix domain-containing protein: MPPTPLEIGPAGKRAARAIERARTARGVAQRQLAARATALGHPTTVTTISRIERRRRRCDVDDLVAIAAALGVSPLALLHGTP; the protein is encoded by the coding sequence ATGCCTCCAACGCCTCTGGAAATCGGTCCGGCCGGAAAGCGGGCTGCCCGCGCCATCGAGCGAGCCCGCACCGCCCGCGGCGTCGCCCAGCGCCAGCTGGCAGCCCGCGCCACCGCGCTGGGTCACCCCACGACCGTCACGACCATCTCCCGCATCGAACGCCGCCGGCGCCGTTGCGACGTCGACGACCTCGTCGCCATCGCCGCTGCCCTCGGCGTCTCCCCCCTCGCCCTGCTCCACGGCACCCCGTAG